The proteins below come from a single Chrysoperla carnea chromosome 1, inChrCarn1.1, whole genome shotgun sequence genomic window:
- the LOC123294787 gene encoding nucleolin-like, with the protein MDSEMNQVAKVPTVFATTLEASAEQVSIVFNFVPPQNVESPKQKENVPAKGSSIDERLTIIENLLKSFRGRGRRNGRKRRENNIVRSGRGGQGWRGGYVGRGGNRGRGGHRGRGGSRVRGGEFVVVKFPSLMNNCQVSFRQY; encoded by the exons atggaCAGTGAAATGAATCAAGTGGCTAAAGTTCCCACTGTATTTGCGACAACATTAGAAGCAAGTGCGGAGCAAGTGTCAATAGTATTCAACTTTGTGCCGCCACAAAATGTGGAGT cgccaaaacaaaaagaaaatgtgCCTGCGAAGGGCAGTTCCATCGACGAACGACTAACAA tTATAGAAAATCTATTAAAGAGTTTTCGCGGTCGTGGGAGACGCAATGGCCGAAAAAGGAGGGAAAACAACATAGTCCGCAGTGGGCGTGGTGGACAAGGATGGCGCGGTGGTTACGTAGGGCGCGGTGGTAACAGGGGGCGCGGTGGCCACAGGGGACGCGGTGGCAGCAGAGTCCGCGGCGGCGAATTCGTTGTTGTCAAGTTTCCGTCGTTAATGAACAATTGTCAAGTTTCGTTtcgacaatattaa